The following DNA comes from Gemmatimonadota bacterium.
GGGTTGCTCCCTCGACTGCGCTCGCCTCCGGCTCGCTTCGCTCAGGATGACAACCGGGGGGACAGAGTTTCGCGGGCGTCGCGTCGTGGGTGCCTCGGAGCGGCCTTGGAGGCGCCGCGCACCAGCTCTACTGTCGCCAGCTCGAACCGCCGTCGGGACTCCACAGCTGCGGAGAGGCAGCCCACGGCGCGAGGCCCGGAGCTCCGCTCAGGATGACAACCCGGGCGACAACACTTACCCGATGGTCAGTCCGTTGAGATAGTCGGCGAGCGTCTTCTCCTGCGCCTCCTTCTTTGAGGTCAGCGAGTCCCGCTCCTTCTGCGCCCGCTCGATCAGAGTCTCCTGTTCATTGAGCTTGTCGAGCAGCCGCCCGTAGTACTGCGACTTCGCGTCAACGGTCTTCATGTTCTCGCGAATCCGCGTCTGCTCCTGCGTGATCGCCGCGATCTGTGCCGTCTGGTCGTCGATTTGCCGCTCAGCGACCGCAATCGCCTGCCGCATCTCGATCGCCTTCGCAATCGCATCGCGGACGGCGGGTGGCATTGCGCCAGTGCGATTGTAGACGAGCAGGTCGGCGATATCCTCGTCGACCATTGCCACCGTCTGTTGGTCGATCCGCTCCTCCCTCACCGCGACCACCGTCACCTTGCCCGCTGGTGCAGTCGTCTGGAAGCGCGCGACCGCGGGGGTCGTCTCAACCGGCTTGACACCATCGACGAAGGTCCACCCCTGTCGTGCGGGGTGCTCGATGATCACCACCTTCTCGCGCGTGCCTTTGTTGTCGATCTTGTAGTCACGCGATGCCACCGACTTGCGATCGAGCGTCAGCACCCCCTTCACGATCTTTGCGGTCACCACATTGGTCTGCGAGGAAGCGGTGGTGTTGTCGACCACAAGATCGAGATCAATGCCGTAGCTCAGCAACCGCTGCTGCCCTGGCGGCACGTTGTCGAGCCGGGCATCGCCGGCGTAACTCCCGGCCTCGATCACCGTGACCGGCCCCTGCAGCAGATGCATCCCCGTGGTGTTCTTGAGCCGCACACCGTAGAGCGGGTTCCGCGGCATCACCGCCGAGTTGTAGATCGACACCCGCTCGGCGCTCACGCTGTCGGTTACGATCGGCAGCATCGCCGACTTCTGCCGCGCGAGCGTTACATCGCGAATGGCATACTGGAAGAGCTCCCCAAGCTGGGCGCCGGTGGCGGAGCTGCGGACGGAATTAGCGGCATCCCTGATTGCGATCACGCCACCCTGTGCGCCACCGAACTCAGACGAGCTCGCGCCGGTCGTGAGCGACGCGTCCTCGAATGAGTTCGTCCCGAGCTTGTCCCGCGGCACCAGCTTCCCTGGCTGCAGAGCCAGGACGCCGCCGATCTGATTAACTGGGAGCTTGTCGGTAGCTGACCCCGGTTCGTACACCTGCGGGCGCAGCCCGGCGAAATACTCCGGCACCACCGTCGGGCGCTCGAGATAGAGCGGCTGATAGAGATCCATCTTGAACGAGATCGGCCGGCCACTCACCAGCGAGAGTGAGACATTGTTCCAGTCGCTCTCGGTCTGGTTCTCAACGATCGCCCACCCTTGCAGCAACGTGCGCTTCTCCTCAAGGATCAGCCGATACGACGTCTTCCAGATCGGCGTCTCCACCACATAGCCCACGCGGAGCCGGCGCGCCCCTTCACCGGCATACGAGATGGTCACCGGTTTCTTGTCCTGATCGCGCGCCTGGCTCAGTGCCGCGAGTGCGCGAGTGAGTTCATCCTGCAGTTTCGCATCGTCGAGCGTGAGCGACGAGATGCTCGGCAACTCGATCGAGCGGATCATCGCACCGGAGAGCACGTTGAGCACCGGCACGTCAATCGGCCCGCCCTGCTCCGCCGCCTTCCGCCGCTGCTCCACACCGACCACGGTGCCCGTGATCTGCTGCGCGCCAGTCTGGATGGTCACCCGCGCGCCGCGTAGCTGGTTCAGCAGCGCACCCATTCCCGGATTGTTGGTGATGTCGACCTGAAAGCTGCGCAGCGTCTTGCTCACCGGATCCTGCGACGGATAGGTGATGGTGGTCACCTTGCCGCCATCGAGATCCTGCAGCGTCAACGACTTGAGCACGTCGTTGATCTGCGCGGTCTTGAAGCGGAGTTCGGCCGAGCCGGAGCCGCGCACCGTACCGCCGTGCTCGAAATAGCCGACACCGGAGGAGAAGAGCACCACCGAGCGAACCGGGAGGTCACTCGTGGCGGCGGGCGCCTGGGCCAACAGGGGCGTGGCAAGGAATGCGAGGAGGAGAGTCGGCCGGACGACGCGAGAGGACATAGGCGGGACCTCAGGGGTAAGAACCGCGATTGTGGACTGGATGCTGAATAGTACGGCAGAATGGAGAAGGGAGAAGGGAGAAGGGGGAAGGGAGAAGGGTGATGGGTGCGGGCGTCGCGTCATTGTCATCCTGAGCGAAGCGGCCGCAGGCCGCAAAGTCGAAGGAGGTGGTCTCGACGGCGAGGGGTTGCTCCCTCGACTGCGCTCGCCTCCGGCTCGCTTCGCTCAGGATGACAACCCTGGGGAGCGCCAGCTCGAACCGCCGTCGGGACTCCACAGCTGCGGAGAGGCAGCCCACGGCGTGAGGGCCGGGTGCGAGCCTCCGCAGGGGGTGAGATCTACGCCGCCCGAAGGCGGCACCACCGGGGACTCCCTCGTCCCAGCGAAGCTCGAGCGCCTCCTCCCTACGCCGACTCCCGCCGCTGCGTCAGCCAGAGCAGCGCCATCAAGGCCACGGCACCGCCAGCGTAGCAGAGCCGGACTTGGGCCGTGGCCACCCCGAAGAAGCCCGCGAAGTCCATCGCCGGCACGTCATCGCTGTTCATTGCGCCGTAGAAGAAGAGCAGGAAGGCGCCCGCAAACGCCTTCGGCCCCCGGCTCCACACGCCGAACGCTGTCGCCGTGGCCGCCAGGCACCCGGCACCGATCAACAGCGACAGCGCTGATGCCGGACGCGCGACTGCGAGTCGTAACAGGGGCACCAGCACGAAGAGCAGCACCGTGCCCGCCGTCGCGAGGAATTTCACGGGGAGATAGTGCTCTCGCATTCCCGGCATCGTGAAGAGCAGCGACCGGACACCCGCCGTCTGATCGCGCGGTGTCATGTCGGCAATCGCAATCGCGAGGCCGAGGAACGTGAACGGCAATACAGTGCTCAGCACGAGTGGTAGCGGCAACACCGTGCCGGCCACCATTGCGGCCACGAGGATCAGTAGCGTCGCCGGTGCCAGCAGGAAGCCCAGCAGCATCTCGGCAATCACCAGCCGCACCACGCCACCGCCACTGCCGGCGAACGAAACCAGGAAACGGGTCGCAGGCTTCAGCCAGAGATTCACTCGCGCCAACGGGTTGAACCGGCCACGCGCCGCGGCCGCCCTGATCCGCGCAGGGTCGAAGCGATGAAACGTTGGCCACGCCAACACGAAGAGCGGCAGCACCAGCAGGCTCACTGCCACGCGCGGCGCGAGCGACCGCCAACTCCAGTCGATGCCGGCGAAGATGAATACTGACTTCGCCGGATCGAAGTTCGTGGAGCCGATCGACATGCTCGCGTGTGGCAGCCCGCCACTGACCTGCTGCGTCAGGAATCCCATCCCGAAGATGTCGATGTAGTGCCGCCAGTTTCCCGCAGGCTGACGCTGGGCTCCGGACGCCAGCGCAACGATCGCGATCCAGACGAAGAAGTAGACCAGATCGCCCAGCCGTCCCGAAAGCAGCGGCACGCATTCGAACAGCAGTGCAAGCGCCGACACCACCAGGATCACCGGGCCCGTCATCACGATGAACGTCCCCAGATACACCAGCGGTTCGACCGGTGCCTCACCTCGCAACAGCTGCATCCCCATCACGTTGAGGATGTATCCACACACGACCAGCGAAAGGAAGAGGACGCTGCCGAGCAGCTTCCCGGACAGATACTCCGCACTCCGCACCGGCATCGCCGCGATGACGTATCCGGTCCGACTCACCACGTCCCGGCGGATCGCACTGCTCACCATATAGAAGCCAAGCATCCCGAGCACGACGGAGCAGAGCGCGGCGGTGACGATGGCGATCGTCGCCGAGTCGTAGCGCGAACGATGGCCGTCGATCTGGATCATCGCCCTGCCGGTCGCGAGATCGGGGACGAACTTGTAGGCGAGGGCGCAGAGTACCAGGAAGATCACCAGCGTCGACGTGCGCCTGAGCCGGACACGCAGGTCAGCCTGCACCACGGCGCCGATGCGACTCAGCATGCTCACGCTGACACGCCCGCGGCACCGAGCGCATAGAGGAAGGCGTCTTCGAGCGTCGGATCTGCCGCGACCACTGCCGGCAGCAGCGGCGCCGCCCCGACCACTCGGGTATGCACCCCGTCGGCTCGGCGCACCGCGTGCGAAATCCGGAGCCGCTTCCGCTCGACCTCGAACTGCTCCGACGAGATTACGACCTCCCAGACACTTCCTTCGGCGGCCGAGATCAGCCGCTCCGGCGTAGCGCAGGTGATCAGTCGCCCTTCCTTCATCACTGCGATCGATGTCGCTACGCTCTCGATGTCGGTCACGATGTGTGTCGACAGGATCACCAGCTTGCCGAAGCCGACGTCGGAGAGGATGTTGCGGAAGCGGACTCGCTCTTCCGGATCGAGGCCGGCGGTCGGTTCATCGACGATCACGATCTCGGGGTCGTTGACGAGCGCCTGCGCGATGCCGAGTCGCTGCTTCATCCCGCCCGAGAACCCGCCAGCGGCACGATGCGCCACGCTGTGCAGGTTAACGAGCTCGAGCAACTCCATCACCCTGGCCTTGCTTCGCACACCCTTGAGCGCCGCGAAGTAGGTCAGGAACTCGAAGGCGGTGAGATTGTCGTAGACACCGAAGTCCTGCGGCAAGTACCCTAGGCGACGGCGGAGATGGTCAGGGTCGCGAGCGAGATCGACCCCGTCGAAGCGGATCACCCCCGAGCTGGGCCGAGTGATCGTCGCGATCATCTGCATCAGCGACGTCTTCCCTGCTCCGTTGGGGCCGAGCAGGCCGACGACGCCACTCGTCAGGGAAAGCGAGAAGTCGGCGACGGCGACCACACCATTCGGAAAGCGTTTGGTGACGCCTTCGAGTTCGAGCATCGATAGACCCGGGTTAGAGAACTGATGCAGTGGCCGGGACGGGGAGGCGGAGTGGGGAGTTTCATTCTGCGCCAGAGGAAGGCGACGTTCCACGGATGGGACGGGGATCGGTCGGAGTGAGCTGGCCGCGGGCGTCGCGTCACCATGCACTCGCCAAGTCGACGGCCCGGGGCGACGGAGTTTCGCGGGCGTTGCGTCGTGGGTGCCTCGTAGCAGCCTTGGAGGCGCCGCGCACCAACTCTACCGGCGCCAGCTCGAACCGCCGTCGGGTCCACAGCTGCGGAGAGGCAGCCCACGGCGTGAGGCCTGACCAGCGAGGTGCGCGACGCGGGTGTCGCGGACTACGCGACTTCGGAGGCCCCAGGGCCCGCGACGATGTCCTGCTATCACGCGCCGGCCAGGATGCGCGGGCCAGGCTCTGCACCTGGTTCTTTTCGATCGCCCGATGACCCGGGGCGACACATCTCGTCACGACAGATCCTCGAGGGCGTCGCGTCGTGGGTGCCTCGTAGCAGCCTTGGAGGCGCCGCGCACCAACTCTACCGGCGCCAGCTCGAACCGCCGTCGGGACTCCACAGCTGCGGAGAGGCGGCCCACGAGGCGACGCCCGGTGACCAGGTCCTTCGACTTCGCGGCCTTCGGCCGCTACGCTCAGGATGACACGCGAGGATCTGCACCGCACGAGGTACGGCGCGAGCAGACTCCCCGCGAATCGGAGACCGGTGCCGCGCGAGCGCGGCACCACCGGGTTATCGCGGGGTGACATCTCGGTGGGGACCCGCCACCTTTCCCCCTGACTTACGCCCTGGAGCATCCGCGTGACCCGATCGACCGCTGCCTTTCACCCGTGGCACGACATCCCCGCCGGCCCGCAGCCGCCGGATATCGTCACCGCGGTCATCGAAATCCCCGCCGGTCAACGCAACAAGTACGAGCTCGACAAGGAGCTCGGCGTCTACAAGCTCGATCGCGTCTTGCACAGCGCGATGCACTACCCCGGCAACTACGGCTTCATCCCGCGGACGCTCGGCGATGACCACGACCCGCTCGACGCCCTCGTGCTGATGACCGAGCCGGTCTTCACCGGTTGTCTGGTGGAAGTGCGAGTGGTGGGAGTCTTCAAGCTCATCGACCGCGGCGAAGGCGACGAGAAAATCATTGCAGTGCCGACAAAAGACCCCTTCGCGACCTCGATCAACGACCTCGACGATCTCCGCCCGCACACCCTGCGCGAGATCGAACACTTCTTTCAGGTCTACAAGGACCTCGAAGGCACCCGCACCGAAAGCCGCGGCTTCGGTGATGCCGCCGAAGCGCGCAAGCTGGTCACCAATGCGATGGCACACTACGCGAGCAAGTACCCCGGCGCGTAGCCCGCGCTACTTCGGCTGAGACGACGGCGGCGCACGTTCGGCCGCCGCTATCACCGCCTCGGCGCAGGCGACATGCTCCGACGTCGCGGCGTCGAATGGCGGTTCATCGATGATCACCGAAGCGACGCCAACCGAGTCGAGCCGGTAGTTCACCCGGTACGCGGCGACGGGGTCGGTCGTCAGCGATCGATAGCCGCGCAGACTCACATGGATCCCGTCGCGATCCCACGGCCCCAGCCACGGCGTGAACCCCGAGCGCACCTGCGCCGGCTTGTCCACGCGCCAGAGTCGATGCACTTCCACCGTCACTGTGTCACAGAGATAGACCGCCGCCGCCTCGGCCAGCACCATCGGCTTGCCGCCATCAGGAAAGGTCGACAGCCCAGTAGGCGGACGCACCCACGCCGAGTAGACTGCGAAGGCGCTCACCGGGCCGGTATAGGCGTTGGCGTGATTGGCGATGCGAAGCTCGAGCTTCGGCGCGCCATAGCTGCAGCCGAGGAGGAGGAGCGCGGGAAGCGCAGCGGCAGAGAGTCGAGCGATGGATGGCATGATCCCGTGGAGACGCATAGCGAGCGCGACCTCGCACTATTCCGGCCGCATGACCCCGTCCTTGATGACCTGCTTTCGGCCCAGCAATGCGCGCGGATTGTCGATCGGATTGTCGTCGAAGATGATCAGGTTGGCGCGGTAACCGGCTGCGATCTTCCCTACCTCTTCGCTCCGTTCGATCGCCCTCGCCCCGCCCCAGGTCGCGATGCGAAGCACATCAGGCATCGAGATCCCGGCGTCGTGAAGGGCCAACATTTCCGAGAGCACCGCCTTCCCCGGGTCGGTCCAGTCGGTGCCCACCGCGAGCCCGACGCCGGCGCGGTGCAGCTGCAACACCAGCCGCTGCAGGCGTCGATATCCATGCAATGCTGCCGCACGCTGAGCCGGCGTCCACTGACGCGAGTCGTCGAATGCACCAAGCGACGCCGACCGGAACCAGGTCGCCT
Coding sequences within:
- a CDS encoding ABC transporter ATP-binding protein, whose protein sequence is MLELEGVTKRFPNGVVAVADFSLSLTSGVVGLLGPNGAGKTSLMQMIATITRPSSGVIRFDGVDLARDPDHLRRRLGYLPQDFGVYDNLTAFEFLTYFAALKGVRSKARVMELLELVNLHSVAHRAAGGFSGGMKQRLGIAQALVNDPEIVIVDEPTAGLDPEERVRFRNILSDVGFGKLVILSTHIVTDIESVATSIAVMKEGRLITCATPERLISAAEGSVWEVVISSEQFEVERKRLRISHAVRRADGVHTRVVGAAPLLPAVVAADPTLEDAFLYALGAAGVSA
- a CDS encoding inorganic diphosphatase yields the protein MTRSTAAFHPWHDIPAGPQPPDIVTAVIEIPAGQRNKYELDKELGVYKLDRVLHSAMHYPGNYGFIPRTLGDDHDPLDALVLMTEPVFTGCLVEVRVVGVFKLIDRGEGDEKIIAVPTKDPFATSINDLDDLRPHTLREIEHFFQVYKDLEGTRTESRGFGDAAEARKLVTNAMAHYASKYPGA